Within the Setaria viridis chromosome 3, Setaria_viridis_v4.0, whole genome shotgun sequence genome, the region tgctaggacatgtgcaagaacatttaggatgatcccctagcaaaCCCATGCATGAGCACCTcggattttgagatttcccgaaaatccccttcttgtgcccttctccaaatCCATGGAATCTTGCGACCAATTCGTGAGCTTTTCGAGATCGCCAAAGGTTCGAGTCAAACCGCAACCGAGGTCGCGACACACTTCCATAGCGGTGTTCTGAACAAAGAGTGCGGGGTTCACGATACAACCTCTTCACGAGGATTACTCTAGTATGGTTACCTCCCGACTTCACTGCAGAGACTGCGAAGGAAAGGAGCACCTTGATTTTcctcacgagaattcttcttgCATCAGGCTTCTGAGTGGGTGCTACTCCTATAAAAAACTACAAGTTTCAAGACTGCGAGTGCTATTATTTGGGCCATGACTCTTCACGCTATAAGCTGGTCTACCTATAGCTGGGCAGTTAGCTAACATCCAAAGTGCTACAGTGGACTCGTGAGGGTGCACGACAAGACTTTCATATGCTGGTATGGCTCTACAGTGTTCACGTGATGACCGTTCTAATCCACAAGTACTGCTAGGAATCCTAAAGTCACACAGACGGTTCAGTACTCCCGTGAGCAAGCATTTTTTGGCTTACCCATCATTTCATGAGATCTTATCCCCAAAGATTCGGACATGTACTTTTGGTCGGCAAGCCTTCGTGGCTACACCAATCCTTGTGCTTGGGCACAGGGATCTGCTTCAAGGaacaatttcttcttctttcacCATTGGATCGATTatcctaatcgcttcaatgctgaagggctactcctatggagtgcgtcttgtgaCGCCCTCCGTAACCTTTGCTTCGACCTACTGGATGCCAGCATctatcaactcggcactcatcTTCGCTCTGCGCGTGGGTTGTGCAAACATCGCAACACAATgatgccatcgcagcttcaactgacttcatttcaagcttcgctgtgatgaCCACAAGTTCCTATTCGCCTAaacattgctcgggggcttgagggacatgggtaccccatggatccctaccaaccaggatactggctgGACCTGACAAATGGGCCCACTCGACCAGGGCATGCGAGCCAAGGATACAAAGATACTtgggagtacacgtcaaggcaacaagacagtcCAAATCTGCCTAGATATCgttttgtagtccgactcagattgctttccatgtaattaccaagtagattagattcaaaccgacttgtaactcttagtcatcagcctatataaggcagccaagggcaCCCCCCGATGGCACCAGATCATAAATtgagcaatacaaaccaccaagcatacaggacgtagggtattactctccagaggtccgaacctgtctaaaaccctcgtgtccccttTGTGTTATCGTAGTCACCTTTGTGTTACTCCGACACTACACTTAAGCTTGGCATTTCGACCGCAGAAGGACAACCAATCAGAGGTGGTGAACCGTGTTCTAGGCTTGTATTTGATGTGCTTGGCTGGTGATCGACCCAAGAACTGGATTCATTGGCTTCCATGGGCTGAGTATTGCTATAATTCTTCATTCTAGACTACACTGCAAGCGATGCCATTCCAGGTCGTCTATGGCCACGAGCCGCCGACGCTACTCTCTTATCAACTAGGTGTCGCTCGTGTCATGGCCCTTGACAGGCAGTTGCAGGAGCGTGATGCGTTCCTCACTGATATCCAAGAACGTCTTCTGCAAGCTCAAGCTCTCATGAAGGCGGCTGCATCGTGATGTTGAATTCGAGGTGGGCGAGTGGGCGTGGTTCCATCTGAATCAGTGGTCTGCCGTCGCCATCAGGGATTCCGCCTCCTCCAAGCTATCGTTGTGCTACTTCGGACCGTTCCAGGTGGTGGAACGCATTGGGCCTCTAGCGTATCGTCTATGCCTTCCTCCCAAGGCTCGTATCAAGGATGTGTTCCATGTGGTCTTCCTCAAGAAGTATTTTGGCGATCCACCGTCGAAGATTGTTGCGCTGCCACACATCGCACATGGTCGGGCAGTTCCAACACCTGAGAAGGTGGTTCGTGTTCATCCAAGCCCCAACTCTTAGGAACTCCTAGTTCAGTGGGTGGGGCGCACGGCGGAAGAAGCTACTTGAGAATCTCTGGAGCAGTTCAAGGATCGCTACCCAGAATTTTAGCTCGAGGACGAGCTGTTTTCCAATGCAGGTAGAAGTGTTGTGGACACCTTCTTTGGCCGGCAATTCCAGCGCAAGAAGAAGGCGTTCAGGGCTCCTACGGGTGGTTAGTTAAGTGCTTAGAGACAGAGTTGTTTAGATATTTGTTTAGGAGATCTGTTAGGAGATTGGTTTAGGAGGTTTGTTACAGTCGGCTCTATATAAGGAGCACGACACATCTGTATTGGCAAGCAAAGAGAAACTGCAGACTCAGAGCCTCTAGCGTGAGGGCGAGCCAGGGTTCTCTTTGCCATTAGCCGCCATCATCATCAATCGACTAGCCACATCAACTAATCCCAAACACAAACTTGCAACATATATTATGTAATGCTTAGAAAGTCACTTCATAGCTTAAAGCATTCTAGTCGAATGTGGTACAATTGACCTAGTGAATCCCTCCATTCGAAGGGATACACAAAGAATTGTATGTTTAGTGTATTTAAACATACATTACTTATTGACGGAGTTTGAGATGGAGGATATGAATTGAACCAAATCAGCAGATTTTCAATTCAAAATCTCTTCTCTCAAGAATCTTGGATATGAAGTTATCTATATCCAATATATATTGAAGGAATTCAATATAAAAGAATCATATCAATATCTCTTATGGTTGTTTGATTCTCTGAGATCATGAGAAGTGCTAATGTATCTTGCAAGAGCATCCGGCCGGATATTGTTTTTGCAATGATTTGCTAGCAAATGGCACATGCGATCATATTATACTCATGATCCAGTTATGATTGGATACTGATCTTGGCTGTCTATATAAGATCCCCAGAGCTCCGGATCATTTACATGTTTCATGTACTTGTAAATTGGACCTACCATGTCTATCAACAGATATTAGTGGTCACTTACACCAGTCATTCCATAGCAACACTACATGTGGCTTTGCAGAATGATAAACCACATACTAAAGTTATGTGGTGGTTGTGGTTCTACTAATCACTAACCACATTATCTATGAAGGTAATATCGCTTTGTGTTGTTTAGATGGATGCAAGTTATGTGACGCACAATGTTACTATACATTTAGCCCTAAGAAATGTTTTATCCCTATCATTAGGAAATAAACATTTTGCAAACTAAGTATTGTGATAATCCTACAGATTATTTACATAGTCTCTACCTTACTCCATATCTTCAAATGTGTTTAAGAGATTGATATGAAATGACTTAGTGATTTGCAGTATCAGGGGGAGTTTCCTCTTTGATCCATAACTTGTTTCTACATCATGTTGTGCTCTTTTCTTTGTACGAGTTTTTCCCCTTTCTAGGTTTCTCATTAAAAGTTTTTAATGAGGCTACATCAACACAAGATCTTATATCGTATCATCTATTTTCCCCCGTCGGTTTTTTTTAAGGATGATACTTTATgacataatttttattattttgaactAAGCTATGAGTTTAACTCACAAGAGTTCAAATGAAGAAACAATATATCACGGCTCTTCTCCTTATTTTTCTCATTGAGTTTTTGAGGAGTTTACCTGATATATCTATATATTTCTTTGATTTTCTGATAAGATTATCTTGAAGAAATATACCCTAAACTATATGTCTCATCATTATTTCCCCCCACCGGGGTTTTTAGAGATGATGTCTACAGATATATCATTATTCTCTGGACTATACTTTAAGCTTCTCTCATGGTGGTCTGAATGGAACAATAATGTATCATGGTCATCTCCTTATTTTTGCCAATGAGTTTTGAGGAGTTCACCTGATatatatctatctatatattcctcatatttttcccacatgatttttggagaaattaTCAACATAACTGAAGGATGATCAAATGAAGTTGGAATTGATTAAGGGGAAGTGTTAGAAAACATTTACCATGTAATCTAATTTCAAAGGATCCGAGGCAGTTACATATCCTAATAGACATGTCCTTTCGTGATGCCCCTTcaccatgtatatatatgtacatactTCATAAGATCATTACAACTATCCATCCACTCATTTGTCTCTCGCTCTCTCTCGAGTACATCTCCTTTAACAAACATGAGACCAACGACAGCCAACCTGAGATTATGTCGGAATTCAAAAATCAAACAACTCATATTCAGAGCAACTGATGGCTCGCCAAAATGTTATCACTAAATCACACATACAACACAGGCACTGTTTTGTAACCACTAGCCATCCATTTTTCCAACAATTATCTTCCATCTAGTGACCATTTGCATAACACATTCAGATCATCGACACAGTCACACAGGAAAAAAAAGTTTATCATCTGTGAGAGTCTGACCACCTGTAGAAGCACACACCTGAGTTTCAGATCAGAGAGATTAAATGCGGTTTGTGCTGGTTCCAGACGCTGGGCCAAGAGAAGCTAACAAGGCCCATACCCGAAGCGAGGCCCAGAACCAGAGCGCCACCGGTGACATTTTGGGGGGAGCGGCACCCTCCTTTCCGTCATTCCTctgcctcttctccttcccctgaCACAACTCAGCCGCGCCACAGCACCGCACCTCCTTCCCTACTCGTTCTCTCCCCTCAGTATCGTGCGCCGCCTCATGGATCCGAAGCCGCTAGCGCCTGGAGCGCAAACTCCACCCCCGCCTCCAACCCTGTCACTGTCAGGTGAGGTCCTTCGATTTTCCTGACATTTCCCCCTGCAAATTCAGTCCATTCTTCTTTGTATCTGACCTGAATTTCTCTGTTTTGTTAGGCACGGGCTGTTCTTGATCTGAGGATGGGAAGGGACGATGAGCCGGTTGACCCTATGGAGATTGACGGCCAGCAGAAGCTACAGCTAGAAGCCCCCGCTGCCGTGCCGGAGGGGTTCAACGCTGACTACCTCCGAGTCTATTACGGTAAAGCGATTCGGTCCCCTTCTAATGTGTGGAATGGAGAAGATAAACCAAAACATGACCCGTATCTCCTATAGGTCCATAGTATCtgttttctttagttgtttATTAGTTCTGCACAAGGTTGTGATTTTGCATCTCATTGTAGAGGTTCTGTGTGTTTCTTTTAATGAATTCGTGGATTTTTTTCTGTTCTATGTGATTGAGACACCTGACAGATGTGGAAGCAATGGCTCATATTTGCTGGCAGCAAGAGCTGTTCTTTAACTCCTTCCAATTTCTTGCGACTGTTTCCATGCCCTTTTTTTCAGACCTAGCACATTTTGTTATTCATATGGTGTAACTAGGCATTCTCTTTACCTAACTGAGGCTTTGCATGTAAAAACCTACTCCACTATGTACACATTTTGTTATTCATATGGTGTAACTAGGCATTCTCTTTACCTAACTGAGGATTTGCATGTAAAAACCTACTCCACTATGTACACATTTTGTTATTCATATGGTGCAACTAGGCATTCTCTTTACCTAACTGAGGCTTTGCATGTAAAAACCTACTCCACTATGTAAGGAGACTAGTTAGTCTTTGATTTCCTTCTCCTACTGCTAGTGCTAACAACCAGTGATACTATTGCGGGAAAGCTCTTCCCATATGGTGATTTCTTCAAATGGCTTTGTTATGGGAATGGTTTGTGCTCACATCTGGTTCTTCAGTTAGGGTTAGGCATACGCTGTTATTGTGTCTTGACTAACCAAATTTTGTTTTTCTACAGATGGAAAGCACCCTGGATGTGATCAGTCATATGTTGGACATCGAGAGTTTTCATTTACACTTGAGAGTGACATCTACCTGCGCTTCCAATCCTTTGATAGTGCTGCTGAATTGGAGAGTTCTATCAAGGAGAAATGCCCTTTCAAGATTGATATTGGACCTGTCTACAGCATAGATGTATGATGCGACATCATTAAACACATCATTTTTTTGCTCGTTTCAGATTTCCTGCATTACCTGCTGTTTCCTATTGCCTGATGAATTGGCAGTTTTTTATGTAGCCTGCAAACAGTCATGCTTACACCCAATCTGGAAATAATGTCTTTGTACCAGTTGAAAGGGAACTAATTTTTGACATTGTAAGAAAACTTGTATTTacttttctttcccttttcccttttcccttTATCTCTGTGCACACTATATTCTTATGAAACTTTGCAAGATGTTAACATTCTTAATCTTCCCAGGATATATCTGATTATGATGATATTTGCTACTGCTTCTCTGGAGCTGATGTCTGCTTGGACTGCTGGCCCTTAATGACCATTGCTATCAAAATTTTGGATACTTCGCTAAGAGGCATGCCATTTAACTATGCAATAAATCATAACATAAACTAATGACGTTTGCAGATTTATCCACACGTACTACAGATTTGCAGTTGGTTACTGACTTATATTGAAGTGTGCATTGTTTTACTAATTATAGTTAAAATTACTGTTTGCAGATGATTTTGGTTTCAATCACATACTGTGGGTGTACAGTGGTCGTAGTGGTGTCCCTTGCTGGGTCTGTGATAGCAGAGCAAGAAAGTATGTTTGAATTAACTTCTGTCTGTTTCTTACATTTTTTGACCCTAAACTACACCTGTGTTCCTGTTAGGCTCAGCAATGAACAAAGGGCTGCAATTGCTGACTACTTTCGAGTCTACAAGGTGATACTTCACATATGACTCTACATGCCATTTGTCGCCACCTCCAAAATCTATTTAACTCTATGAATATATCTCAGGGTAGTGAAAATTCACTGAAgaatttcttcaaaaaaaatcacTGAAGAAAGTATCCTTGGCTGGACCTGTCCTCCATCGTTTCCTTGTGTATGTCTTAATTGTCTCGTCAATTTGTTTGTTCTACCAACATAAATTGGAAGAGCTAAATGATTATTATGTAACTTATGCACCTGCAGACGGTCGCACACAGATGTTCTTGAAAGCTTCTTTGAAGATAAGTTGCTACTTAGCCAACAACTCTTTGCACCAGAGGAGAGATATCAGAAGATACTTGATCTTATCCCTGATGAAAGTAAGAAAAGACACCATAAGAAATGAACCTTACTCTCTGATGTAGATGAAATCTACCATCCTTCGACTAGCATGAGCATGGCATAAGATATATTAAAAGGGTAAAATAAAACTGTACAAGGACAAAAGTCCAAAGGGCACCTCAATgcccaaaaaggaaaaaaagacttCAGAAAGACCTCAAAGGAGGCAGAAAGACCTCAAAGGAGGCTAAGAGCTATGGCTAAAACTAAAGCTGTACATTGGTGACCCATGAGAGGAAGTCCTGTTTTTTGCTTTCCTTGATTCTGTGAGCTTGAAGTCTTGTCTCATCTACAAATCTAGATAACCAGTCTCTAACTGTTGGCCTTTTCCCTTCaaagatgaggctgtttctttGCTTCCAGATGTGTCAAGTGGCTATTATGAAGACCTCCATGAAGAACCAGTGATGAAATTCCTATTGGGCTCTCTTCATCATGAAAGAAGTTGAGGTTTCTTCTCCATTCAATACCAATGGCTTGCTAGCAAGATCTGCTGAAGGTGCaagagaagaaaagatggaaggCAGTCTCCTCCATGTTGATATTGCAAAGTTCACAGTTATAATTGTTGCCTTCTTTGCTGCAGTTTCTCCTCCAGAGTAAATTTCTGGTGTTCAGTCTATCCATAAGTAAAAGCCATGAGAAAGTTTTGAGCTTGTTACTGCATCTTGACTTCCAGATCCATAAGAAGGGTGATGGGGGCCTGATGTTTTTATAGGGGAGGTTGTTGTTAGCCCAAATGATCTCTTTCTCATTCCACACTAAAGAGCAATGCCTAGTTTTAGTACATATATAGGCTAGGTAGCTTGGTGGCTAAGAAAGGGGTAAAATAGGGATAAAAGTTAATATAGCTACTAGACTTAACTAACAATCTCCCCCTAAGTCTAGCAGCTTTTACATAGAAAGAGAAACATAATTGGTGATAAGGTGCACGTAGGCACGAATCACCCATGGATACTAGTGCTCACATGCACTAAGTGCACACAGACACTACTAATATATTATTCTGAGTGTTGATGTGGTTGCCTTGACACTCCCTTCCTCAGTAAACTTGAGTGAACTTGCTATCCAGCATCCATCTGCATGCGCTAGGCCGCGTGTCCCTCAGCCTCTGCGAAGGAGCGAGACTCATCATGATTGCGCGTCAGGTGAAGCACGGCACCGGTCTCGTCCTGTCCTGGCACCGGCTGGTCGTCGAGAATGTTCGGTGAAACCCAGGGACCAGGGTAGGCACGCTTGGCGTAGAAGAGCTGCCcactcccccagctccctcgaagtgAACGTAGTAGTAGTACGTCGAAGCcaagccaccgccaccatcttgccccgcaccatctccttggtgcTGAGCTATGCCACCTCCGCGTAGAGGACGTAGAGGTTGTTCTTCCCCCTATCCACCTTGGCAAGgaggcggcagcgtcgatccCAGATGCGAAGCACTCCGCCGTTGATCTCCACGCGTGACCCGTTCTCATCCAGCTGCCCGAGGCTGATGATCGATTTCCTCAGCATGGGAATGTAGTACACACTGGTGAGGAGCCGGTGCTCGCCAGTCTTGGTGATGAGGACGATAGAGCCGACGTCCTTGATCTCCACGGCTGAAGAGTCGCCGAACTTGACGGAGTCGCGTACGTGACGTTCAGGTCGGAGAAGTACTCCTTACGCCTGGTCATGTGGTGCGTGGCACCACTGTTGAGGAACCCGCCGTCGATCTTGTCGTCGCTGGTACCGTCGCCGAGGGAGACGTGTGCGCGCGGCTCGTTGAGGTGGAGAAGAGCCGTCATGGCTGTTGCCGCGGGAAGAAGCTTGATTGTCCCGTGAGCCAGGAAcagagccggctcctcctcctcctcctccatagcCTGCACAACGTGGGCCTGGCCATGCCTCGGCTAGCGGCACTCCCTGGCCCAGTGGCCAGTCCTGCCACAGTTGTAGCAGGTGCCGTCTCGAGCGGCCTCGCGCTCGCCAACGGCACCACCCTGGTGCCTCCTCGCGCCCCACCCTCGACGCCTCCTCGCGCCCCACCCTCGACGCCTCCTCGCATCTTGGGCGCCTTGCGCTGCTTGCCATGCTTGCTATGGCGGAACCACCTGTATTAACTCGGCTAAAGTGTACTTAACATCGTCTCATGTGCGAGctgacactttaatcaagttaaaatggcaGTCTGttgggtttcacccgataaaaccacgtgtctcggatcgaaacaaagcatactcacatgaatgcgagtccagagattacaacaatccagataatcattacaggtcccacattcagttattacaactcaaagagttcaaatgcataaagtaGATTTCTGAGTTCAAAAGCAACGGAAAATAAACGATAGGTCTAACGTCGATACaacaataccatggtgaagcctgccatgatatcaaacaCCGCGCTCCTCGCTGATCGTGGACGGGTCCTACTCAACCATCCATTTCGGAGGGAGCTAGCATGACcgagtcacactagcaaccaagGTCAACAACACCACCTAAaaaacaaagccacaagcaaggctaagtatactaatactcaacaaggcttacccgtcaggtggtatctaatccaccgactcctagacatgcaaggctttttgactgaggggtttgttttgccaaaaacagctaaagtagatccttactttcaagttttagcatctagttctagttgattaaccattctaggtaagcacctattctaagcaaggaTGGTGAACAAGCAAATTTATTCAAACATCAATATTAACCATCAtactttttttctcttcttactcagtgcagcacagtgaccaagcagtctcaaactgtgagaggcagacgattcgaatcaagtttttaaccttgcaaggtgaacctaaacccacgacAGATATGTACCACACCGgatccacacatgtcagccgtccccatcaatccctaaGCACGTGGACAGGGCCCatttcccttggatacaatgccccacggtcctgAGATGACACCGAaacgtgactgcacttgtacccacatgctgcagcaggggaacccagttccagagagagtggggataAAGCCATGGTCTCGGaccaatcaggtactaggcttccctatcccatactaggtatgatcttagtactttcaaacacttgaccacggaCACTGTcacggttcgaccttagcacatttttCACTATATAGACGGGACAATCCACCAATTTAGAACTAATTTCCCAGCCccgcccgtcatccttatggttccaacataagtaaacaggcaactcctatagctcgcgagtgatagaaaattacttgacttttaccgagtccttaTTTAGCATTGCAATTACTCGtcttatcatactagtattcagcacataggtacctaggatcatgcaactaaggtttcaatcaactcctatgaacttaatgcacaaacatgactagcataagtagtgcataattttagaaaccagggttatgctccgggacttgccttcttgccctaactcagccttgggctcttccgaatgTTGGTTCGGGCCTTGATTTGCCTCGATCACGTTCAGCTTAGCAGGAGTGTGTCCTTCTTCGCATTCCGGGctgagctcgtacgttccgttgGCAAGGTTAGCtcctacacgagatgcatatgcaagatttcAATTACAAGCTTTTatgtgtaggttgcatttcataAGTTATTGCAGAAGTATAAATTGTATTTCGACCACATTTacttagacaagtttataaatgATTCTTTCCTTTTAGCcatattcacctagacaaggttataaccatttcttttcttgtaaAGTACGGTGTGACGTGATTAAAACTCATTctttactttgatggtgattgtgtatacATATAATATTTTAATAACTtagaattcataaaagaaaggtggggtcattttAGTGTTGCTTggcattcatttggaaagttatcttgTTTCTGAATTATTAACCGACATAATTGAGCTTTTACTATTTTACCCCTTTCTAATTACAATTGTTATTAATTTAAACTAGCCTTTATCTTGAATAAAAGTTTCTGGAAGAATTTGTTAAGATAGGTTTTTGAAATTTTTACAAAACCTTTATTACTACACAAGTGATCTAGTGTAAAAATTTGTGATGCATTTGATGTctacaaaatttattaaaaagtTAAACGTGGTTATTCTGCAGCTATAAAGAATGATTTATAACGGGAGTTATATTCTCAGTTTAGCTCTATAGGTTTTACAGAGGGGTTTTCAACGCTCACTTAGGCTACTGTGAATTTGTCAGGATTTTATaagcatgaaaactatttatcacattGTAAGTACATTAACAACATGTAGTTATTTAAGCAATGTTAAACACACATTTTACCAaagcaattatttttcctagtcaGATAGGTACATCAGGAGTCTAACAAGATTTATCTTGCATTTTGTTTAAGCAATGAAAACACATATTTTAGGTGAACAATTATTTTTACTAGGTGGTCATGATCATCAAGAAGCTAGCAGAAAGcatttttatcctttttctaTGATTTCCTACAGActtccaaagtttcagccaaTTCAATGCATTTTATTCAAGTTTGAGTTTCCTCTTTTGTCGAACGACACTtagaacttttcaaagtttataACGATGTCCTTAATTTTCTACCTTCAATAAACCCTATCTATTACTTGAGTGTTTCAACCCTCTTAATGAAGTTTTGTGAAATAATAATGATTACAAGTTTTGTTCCAACATAATCGTGTCCTAGTTATATTCACTTACTTGTTCATTTAAGATGCCCTTAACTTGTCTTGTCTCATGTGGGGGTTGTCCTAAAGTGTTTAGGGATGTTTCTAAAAGCACTTGTTGGTTAGGAGTGGATGGGAGGTTGCACCGTTAGCTTTTAGTAGTCTTGTATTGCAATGTAAGACGCTTAATATGTATC harbors:
- the LOC117850988 gene encoding uncharacterized protein, translated to MGRDDEPVDPMEIDGQQKLQLEAPAAVPEGFNADYLRVYYDGKHPGCDQSYVGHREFSFTLESDIYLRFQSFDSAAELESSIKEKCPFKIDIGPVYSIDPANSHAYTQSGNNVFVPVERELIFDIDISDYDDICYCFSGADVCLDCWPLMTIAIKILDTSLRDDFGFNHILWVYSGRSGVPCWVCDSRARKLSNEQRAAIADYFRVYKGSENSLKNFFKKNH